The following is a genomic window from Oscarella lobularis chromosome 2, ooOscLobu1.1, whole genome shotgun sequence.
CGATTTCACTTTTCTGTCTCTGAGCCTGCTCtgctctcttctccttcgcgtATTCACGCAAATCGCGAAGACGAGCCTTCTGAATTTCCAAACCATCCTCAAACAAATTTTTGAATATCTGCAGATCCACCCCAGTGACAAACACCCCAAAATCAACTaaatttcttatttttaAACCTGCTCCTCTCGCGTCTTTCGTTTCATCTGTCTAGATCTCATTCTCTCCACGTATTTTTCGTAATATTGCTTGGCTCTTATGACCGACTGTCGCTTGTCTTTTAACTGCGACTTCACGTAGCGTAATTGAAACTccctctcctttttctcacGCTAAAAAAGCTTAGAGGATTTGCTACACTTTTACTGATGAACTAACTATTCGTTTATTGTGTTCCAAGTCTTTTTTCATGACCTGCAGTAACGTTCTCTGTTTTAGCTCGGCTTCTTCCAGCTATAGATGTATTAAAGTTAatagaatttttcttttcttgtcttGCCTCTGTTTGGGCTTTTGGTCGCTTGTGTCTATTGATTTCCGCCTTTGCGATGACGTGTATTTGGTGCATCTGTTTTCTCCACATTTGCTGCACGGTAGCCGGGGAAACGTGCAGATATGGAAACTCTTCGGCCAACAGAGGCAACAAATCGCAATCCCCCACAGAAACTAAAGCCAAAAGTATCAAAAATCactttgatttgatttttagagaaCCTTTCTTTCGCGTTAGTAGAGAAGTTCTCGTCGGTTTCCATGGCAATCGCGTCTGAACTTGCTTCTGAAGATAAGGGGAGCCCACGGGCTTCGATTTCACAGCCACGtgactcgttttctttcctctaCTCTTCAACGAATTACAAGGAGTACGTATCACAACTTTCTTCTATTAGTattgaaaatttctttttaaaAATGACGCTTTTTAGCTAGATACCTTTTtgtttcgttctttttcgtgAATATCTCTTCTGCATCTTTCGTAGACGGTGTGTAATATGGCTCTCCTGTCTTTCTGTAGGGCTTCTTCCAATGataatttctttcttgcGTCGTCCACGTTTCCCACTTCGCGTTGCGCTTCACTGCGTTGAGCCACGACTTCAAGACGTTTAGCCCGTTTCTCAGCTGATTcatcatcttcgtcatcccctcctgatgacgtcaaaagaggCTGGTTTGTTTGAACTAGTCGTTTCTCCGGTGAAGACTTCTCGGAGTCGATTTGTTGTTGAACAGGGATACGAATGATGTCGTCATTGGCGCGAATTTGAGGCCGttgttcgtcttctttctcaaaAGCGATTAGACTTGCTGTAGAATCGTCAACAACTGCACTATCCTAATCAAAATAATTTAGAATATTTATTATAGTGCATCTTTCTTATTTTTACCTGTAGAGCTTCCCTGATCAATTCCTGCGTGCTTCCGTCACCTACCCTGGTAGCAACGCGACGTATTGATTTTCTGACTGGAGTGCTTGATACGGGCTTTGTCACTCTCATTCCCCCAATGCCTTGAGCCCGTTTCCCACTTGGTGACTCTATAGAGTCTATAGAACTGAGAGACGGCGTTCTTGGTATGAATCCCCTTAGTGGATCTTCAGGTGATATTGATCCCTCTGATTGAGAACGACGTCTATGACGTCTCCTTGGATCCTCATCGTCTTCAGaagatgtgacgtcagatttcaAGTCATATGTTGCACCGAATTCCTCCTGATGACTCTCTGAGACTACGGAGTGAAGGCTTGATGATAGAGAAGCAGAACCACTCCCACTTTCATCTATTCAAAAATCTATAAGTCTTGATTCTATCTctaattgattaaatatTGTCATTGAACTAAATTTGACGTAGCTACGACTTTCTCCTGGTTTTTCTCTTGCCTTCTGATTCGAGTATGAATTCCATGAGGCCAGCGAGGATTTCGATTAGGTTTCGTACTGATAGCGGTTTTTTTGCCGCCACGTCGCGTCCTGTGATGTGACTGAGATCGGTGAGAAGGATTTTCGTTGCAAGTTCGTCGATTCCTAGCTGGATGTTCCATTCCTGGTCTTTGCGACTCTTTCCTGGCTTCAATACGCCTAAAGCGAAGACTTATCGCCTGCAAATGCGTTGTTTTTTGTTCGCTTTCCTTCCAACGGATGCCCAAAGATTCGTTCGAGGATCGAAACGATGTCGTTTCCTTCGATACTACGCAAGCGAGAAATTTTCCTCGCACTGCCACTTCTCTCCAACATAAAGTTGGCTGCATCGATGTAGTAGCGGTCGATCGACATGACGGTTTTGAATTGAGTGCGCAAGCGCAAttctagcgcgcgtttacCGTCTTTCTCACGTGAAATCTCACGTGCCTAGTCACGTGCCTACAGTGTACTCTGCCTACCCCTGCCTACCCAAACTCCCAAAGAATCGGTCTCCAAAGTAAATTCGAATACCAAATTGTTCTTTCAACCAAAATATAGATTTGAAGTAACCAGTTTTGCACAGTCTAGCAATGGCTAGTCATAAGGGCAAAGTTTCCTATGAAGAATTGCCATTTCTAATGGATCGGCGATTGGCCAGTAGCCAGAGCACCAATGTGAGATAAATACTAACTCAATAGGCTATAGTGTGATTGCTGTCTCAAAAGGATCGTGAAGACGGCACTAAAAATGGCGATACTTCGGTAAaatcgatcacgtgatgCGTTTGGGTAGAAAAAGCTACATTTTAGACAGGCGGAACTGCGTTGCATTATGCATGTTTTCATGGTCAGACGGAATTAGCAAAAGATCTAATTGATCACTATCGAGCAAGGGTAAATGTGAAAGACAAGGTACACTGATGTAATTAAAACGtgactttaattaaattttttgtcaATGCAAAAGAATGGCTGGACGCCGCTAATGGTTGCATGTCAAGAGGGTCATCTATTTATGACACAAATGCTTGTTTCCAAAAATTGTTCTGTCAAAATTCAATCTAAAGTAAGCAAAATTATGAAAGTAAAGTAAAGTAAAtagaaaaagcgtttttttgaaaaagaaaggcggTGCAGCATTACACGTCGCTTCTTTTCATGGTCAGACTGCTGTTACTGAATATCTAATCGACCATTGTGGTGTCAATGTCAATGAACAAAACAATGTAACAAGCAATTAAATGATTTTCGGATAGAACAAAGTATTTCTGGATGCAGGATGGCTGGACTTCGCTGATGATGGCTTGTCAAGAAGGCCATCTTGACACTGTGCAACTACTCGTTTCTAAACAATGTGATATCAATATTAGAAATAAggtttgtaataaattacggTAATATGAAGTGAATCACTGAAATGTTTAGGATGGCTGGACAGCGTTACACGCCGCTTCTTGTAAGGGTCAAACTGCTGTTACTGAATATCTAATCGACCATTGTGGTGTCAATGCCGATGAACAAAACAATGTAACAAGCAATTAAATGATTTTCGGATAGAACAAAGTATTTCTGGATGCAGGATGGCTGGACTTCGCTGATGATGGCTTGTCAAGAAGGCCATCTTGACACTGTGCAACTACTCGTTTCTAAACAATGTGATATCAATATTAGAAAGAAGGTTTGTAATAACTGACGGTAATAAGAAGTCATTCACGGCAATTTGTAGAATAGCGGAACAGCGTTAcacgtcgcttctttttATGGTAAAAGTGCTGTTACTGAATATCTAATCGATCATTGTGGTGTCAATGTCAATGATCAAGACAATGTAATGATCAATTAAATGATTTTTGGATAGAACAAAGGATTTTTGATACAGGATGGCTGGACTTCGCTAATGCTTGCTTGTCCAAAAGGCCATTTTTACACTGTGCGACTACTCGTTTCCAAACAATGTGATATCAATATTAGAACGAAggtttgtaataaattacggTAATAAGAAGTCATTCACCGCAATTTGTAGGATGGCTGGACAGCATTACACGTCGCTTCTTTTAGTGGTCAAACTGCTGTTACTGAATATCTAATCGATCATTGTGGTGTCAATGTCAATGATCAAAACAATGTAATGAGGTATTAAATGATTTTTGCATAGAACAAAGTATTTTTGGATGCAGGATGGCAGGACTTCGCTGATGTTTGCTTGTCAAAAAGGCCATCTTGACACTGTGCAACTACTCGTTTCTAAACAATGTGATATCAATATTAGAGATAAagtttgtaataaattacggTAATAAGAAGTCATTCACGGCAATTTGTAGAATGGCTTGACAGCGTTACACGTCGCTTCTTTTAATGGCCAAACTGCTGTTACTAAATATCTAATCGATCATTGTGGTGTCAATGTCGATGATCAAGACAATGTAATGAGTAATTAAATGATTTTTGGATAGAACAAAGTATTTTTGGATGCAGGATGGCTGGACTTCGCTGATGTGTGCTTGTCAAGAAGGCCATCTTAAAACTGTGCAACTACTCGTTTCTAAACAATGTGATATCAATATTAGAACGAAggtttgtaataaattacggTAATAAGAAGTCATTCACGGCAATTTGTAGAATGGCTCGAAAACGTTACACGTCGCTTCTTCTAATGGTCAAACTGCTGTTACTGAATATCTAATCGATCATTGTGGTGTCAATGTCGATGAACAAACCAATGTAATGAGTAATTAAATGATTTTTGGATAGAACAAAGTATTTTTGGATGCAGGGTGGCTGGACTTCGCTGATGCATGCTTGTCAAAAAGGCCATCTTGATACTGTGCAACTACTCGTTTCTAAACAATGTGATATCAATATTAGAGATAAGGTTTGTAATAAATGACGGAAATAAGAAGTCATTCACGGCAATTTGTAGAATAGCGGAACAGCGTTACACGTCGCTTCTTTTAATGGTCAAAGTGCTGTTGCTGAATATCTAATCGATCATTGTGGTGTCAATGTCGATGATCAAGACAATGTAATGAGCAATTAAATGATTTTTGGATAGAACAAAGTATTTTTGGATGCAGGATGGCTGGACTTTGCTGATGTATGCTTGTAAAAATGGCCATCTTGACACTGTGCAACTACTCGTTTCTAAACAATGTAATATCAATATAAGAACGAAggtttgtaataaattacggTAATGAGAAGTCATTCACGGCAATTTGTAGGATGGTTCGAAAGCGTTACACGTCGCTTCTTCTAATGGTCAAACTGCTGTTACTGAATATCTAATCGATCATTGTGGTGTCAATGTCAATGAACAAAACAATGTAACAAGCAATTAAATGATTTTTGGATAGAACAAAGTATTTCTGGATGCAGAATGGCTGGACTTCGCTGATGCATGCTTGTCAAGAAGGCCATCTTGACACTGTGCAACTACTCGTTTCTAGACAATGTGATATCAATATTAGAATGAAggtttgtaataaattacggTAATAAAAAGTAATTCACGGCAATTTGTAGCTTGGCTTGACAGCGTTACACGTCGCTTCTTCTAATGGTCAAACTGCTGTTACTGAATATCTAATCGATCATTGTGGTGTCAATGTCGATGATCAAGAGAATGTAATGAGCAATTAAATGATTTTTGGATAGAACAAAGTATTTTTGGATGCAGGATGGCTGGACTTCGCTGATGATGGCTTGTGAAGAAGGCCATCTTGACACTGTGCAACTACTCGTTTCTAAACAATGTGATATCAATATTGGTACGAAGGTTTGTAGTATATGTTATTCTTGTTTAGCATTTGGTATATTTGCAATGTCATAGTCTGGAAAGACGGCATTATTTCTGTCCTGCTCGTGTGGTCAAAATGATATTGCAGAGTTTTTGATAAAAAGGAAGGGTCTGACATTTGCAGTAAGAGTGATTATGTACTTTCTGTCCAATTCTCTTTCATGTTACAGTAGCAAAACTCTCATGATGTATTATTGGCTGCTCTTCGGAACTGTCGTTTTTCAAGTGTACAACAATTAGCAAGCTGCGTTCTTTTTGATGTACTaaataattttgttttttgacTATTTTGTGCAATacttttttagaaaatgacCGTCGTCAACGATGTTCTCCTTACCAGACGGAACAAAAAAGATAATAATTTTAGTGAACCTCAACTACTGTCGCTTCTTCTTGCCCGCGGAGCTTCTGCTAGTGTTAAAAACAAAGTCAGGAATTGACAAAAGTGTTGGGTTTTtactgatttttttctttagcacGGTAAATTACCGTACGAATATGCTAGCGGCGAAAGCCGGCGTGTTCTAAAGCATGCTTGGGTATTTAGTTATTCACCCACCCcaactaattaattacctaTTAATTTTAATGCTTTAGCTCGAATCTCAATATGCTGAATTGAGCATTATGGGCTGTTCATCTCCAAGCCGGATTAAGGTGTGCGTAATTGGCAACGAAAGGGCAGGGAAGAGCACTCTCATTCGATCTCTGCAACAATCACTTCTAGGCGCACTTGCAAGAAGCATATTTGGACAAGATGATCCTGATCGTACAGCTGGTATTAAATTTGAAGAAGCAAATATTGACTCTGCTGGCGAGTTGGTCTTTTGTGATTTTGGTGGGCAAAAGGACTTTCACAAAACGCACAGCCTGTTCTTCAGTTCAGCGACGGTTTTTGTTCTGGTAATTGACTTGAGCAGACCGTGGAACGAGATACTTGACTCTGGTTTCTACTGGCCGTCGTTCACCAAATGCAGTCTTCTTGTCTCTGCTGATAGCAAAGCCAGACTCATTCTGGTCGGCAGTCGGGGAGAGCAAGTTGGACCGGAGTTATTGAAACGGCTCTCGCGCTCTCTTAAAACCAAGTTTTCTAAATGGTTTGACGTTTCAGATGAACAATTTGTACTTGACTGTCGTTCGCCAAGAACACAAACGATGGACTCTATTAGAGCTCATCTTGGCCAATTGAAACAGCAGTGCATGAAAGTaagttttttattttttattgcagTAAGTGTCTGATCTGTGCGTAGAGTGCAAAAAAAGTTCCAAGCATTGTGGAAAAGGTGGAGTCAGATTTACTGCCACTCGTACGGAAGCTTCTCTTATCATCTGAGCATCCGCTCCAAGCGTTGGCAAAAGCCAAAAACCTGCTTCCGGAGCAATTGTCGTCTGTAATTCGTCAATTACTGTGCAACGTAAGCAAAACGCTCTAATTCTAATCACATGAAACGATAATTTTTCGTGGAGCAGGAGGATCAATGCTCTGAAGAAGGGACTACAATTCTATCTGACTTTGAGCTCACTGTTGACAAGGTACTTCGCTAGTACTGCACATGTAGTCTATGTAACAGCGCTCTTCTTAGATTCAACGAACCGATCGCCATTGCATTCCCTGTGGTTTACTGTTGGCGATGATCGATAAAACGGTTTTTCCTGGACTTCGCAAAGACGTTCAAACACAGATTCTCAAATTTCTTCACACGTATTCATCAGTAGGTTTCGTTAGTGTAATGCGTTAGCATATTAAGTTGGTATTATCATAGATTATTGtgttcgaagaagaagacgtgtTGGTGGTCAATCCCAACTGGCTTTGTTATAATGTAATAGGCCCGCTAATGTCTCCTAAAGAATTTCCTATTCACATGACGCCAACAACAAATGGTATATTTAGCCTTGAGGATATCAGAGTAACACTAAAAGAATTCAGCAAGAGTCAAAAGACACGATTGACTGATGTGAATGAAGCAATCAAAATCCTTTGTCGCTTGGAAATCTGCTACCCTCTTCCTTATAACCCTCACAAGTTTCAATTTCCGGCCCTAATCCAAGAGGAACGACCAGCTGATGCTTGGATGAACAATGCTGACAAGCCTGTTTATGTTGGTCGCCG
Proteins encoded in this region:
- the LOC136183410 gene encoding uncharacterized protein isoform X1, translated to MASHKGKVSYEELPFLMDRRLASSQSTNDREDGTKNGDTSTGGTALHYACFHGQTELAKDLIDHYRARVNVKDKNGWTPLMVACQEGHLFMTQMLVSKNCSVKIQSKKGGAALHVASFHGQTAVTEYLIDHCGVNVNEQNNDGWTSLMMACQEGHLDTVQLLVSKQCDINIRNKDGWTALHAASCKGQTAVTEYLIDHCGVNADEQNNDGWTSLMMACQEGHLDTVQLLVSKQCDINIRKKNSGTALHVASFYGKSAVTEYLIDHCGVNVNDQDNDGWTSLMLACPKGHFYTVRLLVSKQCDINIRTKDGWTALHVASFSGQTAVTEYLIDHCGVNVNDQNNDGRTSLMFACQKGHLDTVQLLVSKQCDINIRDKNGLTALHVASFNGQTAVTKYLIDHCGVNVDDQDNDGWTSLMCACQEGHLKTVQLLVSKQCDINIRTKNGSKTLHVASSNGQTAVTEYLIDHCGVNVDEQTNGGWTSLMHACQKGHLDTVQLLVSKQCDINIRDKNSGTALHVASFNGQSAVAEYLIDHCGVNVDDQDNDGWTLLMYACKNGHLDTVQLLVSKQCNINIRTKDGSKALHVASSNGQTAVTEYLIDHCGVNVNEQNNNGWTSLMHACQEGHLDTVQLLVSRQCDINIRMKLGLTALHVASSNGQTAVTEYLIDHCGVNVDDQENDGWTSLMMACEEGHLDTVQLLVSKQCDINIGTKSGKTALFLSCSCGQNDIAEFLIKRKGLTFAQNSHDVLLAALRNCRFSSVQQLASCVLFDKMTVVNDVLLTRRNKKDNNFSEPQLLSLLLARGASASVKNKHGKLPYEYASGESRRVLKHAWLESQYAELSIMGCSSPSRIKVCVIGNERAGKSTLIRSLQQSLLGALARSIFGQDDPDRTAGIKFEEANIDSAGELVFCDFGGQKDFHKTHSLFFSSATVFVLVIDLSRPWNEILDSGFYWPSFTKCSLLVSADSKARLILVGSRGEQVGPELLKRLSRSLKTKFSKWFDVSDEQFVLDCRSPRTQTMDSIRAHLGQLKQQCMKSAKKVPSIVEKVESDLLPLVRKLLLSSEHPLQALAKAKNLLPEQLSSVIRQLLCNEDQCSEEGTTILSDFELTVDKIQRTDRHCIPCGLLLAMIDKTVFPGLRKDVQTQILKFLHTYSSIIVFEEEDVLVVNPNWLCYNVIGPLMSPKEFPIHMTPTTNGIFSLEDIRVTLKEFSKSQKTRLTDVNEAIKILCRLEICYPLPYNPHKFQFPALIQEERPADAWMNNADKPVYVGRRLQCDNDTDIITPGTMPFFQAHVAAGLGSPESVSSLSPIVWKGGIKTFESVRGLRFETLVELTENERAIDIIVRGPMYSAAECYKLVQETKTRVEEMLDQRSPGTDLFELVLSCKDMKKLAEPRHGYSCEEIDCAKSDDEYPKVSLDSTSEEYVSDLIAVPDDHVNVVLPCEVKRYMHDNFCSTSLVPQSMARSLGMRRTRLSSTSSADSVFIQWSQRMDATLPKLIKALKETEQTDLLDMLEEEGLVPIEVNLEVASASDDSENLAIEDNEGELNEGELSGACFMPREEVDMHYEDKSTVTKFDDDEIVKDCHIDAIENELFEDHDDVVSFGSKLLGWSHTKVLSYLSDRPDRRIGQKVSRLLYRWKDQVETPTISMLLSYLKKFDKEGIAIQLLKSCKKP
- the LOC136183412 gene encoding centrosomal protein of 95 kDa-like isoform X1, with product MEFILESEDESGSGSASLSSSLHSVVSESHQEEFGATYDLKSDVTSSEDDEDPRRRHRRRSQSEGSISPEDPLRGFIPRTPSLSSIDSIESPSGKRAQGIGGMRVTKPVSSTPVRKSIRRVATRVGDGSTQELIREALQDSAVVDDSTASLIAFEKEDEQRPQIRANDDIIRIPVQQQIDSEKSSPEKRLVQTNQPLLTSSGGDDEDDESAEKRAKRLEVVAQRSEAQREVGNVDDARKKLSLEEALQKDRRAILHTVYERCRRDIHEKERNKKKKVVIRTPCNSLKSRGKKTSHVAVKSKPVGSPYLQKQVQTRLPWKPTRTSLLTRKKVSVGDCDLLPLLAEEFPYLHVSPATVQQMWRKQMHQIHVIAKAEINRHKRPKAQTELEEAELKQRTLLQVMKKDLEHNKRIREKKEREFQLRYVKSQLKDKRQSVIRAKQYYEKYVERMRSRQMKRKTREEQIFKNLFEDGLEIQKARLRDLREYAKEKRAEQAQRQKSEIESLENYYRDQFGMLAQSMAEERRELHLREEAQSKAVAKMRRELRKRVEKEIEDLQEAMIRDEDDAYFREIDANRLRDRLLMARFNTKI
- the LOC136183410 gene encoding death-associated protein kinase 1-like isoform X2; its protein translation is MASHKGKVSYEELPFLMDRRLASSQSTNDREDGTKNGDTSTGGTALHYACFHGQTELAKDLIDHYRARVNVKDKNGWTPLMVACQEGHLFMTQMLVSKNCSVKIQSKKGGAALHVASFHGQTAVTEYLIDHCGVNVNEQNNDGWTSLMMACQEGHLDTVQLLVSKQCDINIRNKDGWTALHAASCKGQTAVTEYLIDHCGVNADEQNNDGWTSLMMACQEGHLDTVQLLVSKQCDINIRKKNSGTALHVASFYGKSAVTEYLIDHCGVNVNDQDNDGWTSLMLACPKGHFYTVRLLVSKQCDINIRTKDGWTALHVASFSGQTAVTEYLIDHCGVNVNDQNNDGRTSLMFACQKGHLDTVQLLVSKQCDINIRDKNGLTALHVASFNGQTAVTKYLIDHCGVNVDDQDNDGWTSLMCACQEGHLKTVQLLVSKQCDINIRTKNGSKTLHVASSNGQTAVTEYLIDHCGVNVDEQTNGGWTSLMHACQKGHLDTVQLLVSKQCDINIRDKNSGTALHVASFNGQSAVAEYLIDHCGVNVDDQDNDGWTLLMYACKNGHLDTVQLLVSKQCNINIRTKDGSKALHVASSNGQTAVTEYLIDHCGVNVNEQNNDGWTSLMMACEEGHLDTVQLLVSKQCDINIGTKSGKTALFLSCSCGQNDIAEFLIKRKGLTFAQNSHDVLLAALRNCRFSSVQQLASCVLFDKMTVVNDVLLTRRNKKDNNFSEPQLLSLLLARGASASVKNKHGKLPYEYASGESRRVLKHAWLESQYAELSIMGCSSPSRIKVCVIGNERAGKSTLIRSLQQSLLGALARSIFGQDDPDRTAGIKFEEANIDSAGELVFCDFGGQKDFHKTHSLFFSSATVFVLVIDLSRPWNEILDSGFYWPSFTKCSLLVSADSKARLILVGSRGEQVGPELLKRLSRSLKTKFSKWFDVSDEQFVLDCRSPRTQTMDSIRAHLGQLKQQCMKSAKKVPSIVEKVESDLLPLVRKLLLSSEHPLQALAKAKNLLPEQLSSVIRQLLCNEDQCSEEGTTILSDFELTVDKIQRTDRHCIPCGLLLAMIDKTVFPGLRKDVQTQILKFLHTYSSIIVFEEEDVLVVNPNWLCYNVIGPLMSPKEFPIHMTPTTNGIFSLEDIRVTLKEFSKSQKTRLTDVNEAIKILCRLEICYPLPYNPHKFQFPALIQEERPADAWMNNADKPVYVGRRLQCDNDTDIITPGTMPFFQAHVAAGLGSPESVSSLSPIVWKGGIKTFESVRGLRFETLVELTENERAIDIIVRGPMYSAAECYKLVQETKTRVEEMLDQRSPGTDLFELVLSCKDMKKLAEPRHGYSCEEIDCAKSDDEYPKVSLDSTSEEYVSDLIAVPDDHVNVVLPCEVKRYMHDNFCSTSLVPQSMARSLGMRRTRLSSTSSADSVFIQWSQRMDATLPKLIKALKETEQTDLLDMLEEEGLVPIEVNLEVASASDDSENLAIEDNEGELNEGELSGACFMPREEVDMHYEDKSTVTKFDDDEIVKDCHIDAIENELFEDHDDVVSFGSKLLGWSHTKVLSYLSDRPDRRIGQKVSRLLYRWKDQVETPTISMLLSYLKKFDKEGIAIQLLKSCKKP
- the LOC136183412 gene encoding centrosomal protein of 95 kDa-like isoform X3, producing MRVTKPVSSIPVRKSIRRVAATRAGDGSTQELIREALQDSAVVDDSTASLIAFEKEDEQRPQIRANDDIIRIPVQQQIDSEKSSPEKRLVQTNQPLLTSSGGDDEDDESAEKRAKRLEVVAQRSEAQREVGNVDDARKKLSLEEALQKDRRAILHTVYERCRRDIHEKERNKKKKVVIRTPCNSLKSRGKKTSHVAVKSKPVGSPYLQKQVQTRLPWKPTRTSLLTRKKVSVGDCDLLPLLAEEFPYLHVSPATVQQMWRKQMHQIHVIAKAEINRHKRPKAQTELEEAELKQRTLLQVMKKDLEHNKRIREKKEREFQLRYVKSQLKDKRQSVIRAKQYYEKYVERMRSRQMKRKTREEQIFKNLFEDGLEIQKARLRDLREYAKEKRAEQAQRQKSEIESLENYYRDQFGMLAQSMAEERRELHLREEAQSKAVAKMRRELRKRVEKEIEDLQEAMIRDEDDAYFREIDANRLRDRLLMARFNTKI
- the LOC136183412 gene encoding centrosomal protein of 95 kDa-like isoform X2; the protein is MEFILESEDESGSGSASLSSSLHSVVSESHQEEFGATYDLKSDVTSSEDDEDPRRRHRRRSQSEGSISPEDPLRGFIPRTPSLSSIDSIESPSGKRAQGIGGMRVTKPVSSTPVRKSIRRVATRVGDGSTQELIREALQDSAVVDDSTASLIAFEKEDEQRPQIRANDDIIRIPVQQQIDSEKSSPEKRLVQTNQPLLTSSGGDDEDDESAEKRAKRLEVVAQRSEAQREVGNVDDARKKLSLEEALQKDRRAILHTVYERCRRDIHEKERNKKKVVIRTPCNSLKSRGKKTSHVAVKSKPVGSPYLQKQVQTRLPWKPTRTSLLTRKKVSVGDCDLLPLLAEEFPYLHVSPATVQQMWRKQMHQIHVIAKAEINRHKRPKAQTELEEAELKQRTLLQVMKKDLEHNKRIREKKEREFQLRYVKSQLKDKRQSVIRAKQYYEKYVERMRSRQMKRKTREEQIFKNLFEDGLEIQKARLRDLREYAKEKRAEQAQRQKSEIESLENYYRDQFGMLAQSMAEERRELHLREEAQSKAVAKMRRELRKRVEKEIEDLQEAMIRDEDDAYFREIDANRLRDRLLMARFNTKI